One Gambusia affinis linkage group LG15, SWU_Gaff_1.0, whole genome shotgun sequence genomic window carries:
- the umodl1 gene encoding uromodulin-like 1: protein MSWILSIWASGALLALCSGQSAEEEENNLYPSGYHLCTQNQSRNVSFLVIHPFPYTVTRPCGGWLLWTTCTVTLYKMMHQIEYKTVKEQVTRCCHGYEQVGRYCSLSVNRSDEFTAKPGSCPTADGLSPSSVDCEFDLDCPGWQKCCQRCGRFLCSDPTRSEQEVGFQGSFWNTTVTVKMDHQQLLSKENGLLNLTRLLQAMITGALDSEVSIFYLSSRPVHPYTVSTSLLIRSNSSLSLHSASSKLHLLLKHIPEVSSVTVQDVDECAHPALHRCSTQAHCSNTLGSYQCICQQEYLLGDPNDPGVTCTGGTGVGATAMPPVVNTTFSWMLRSTRDPSGYGTVPLGTGVTTALTNTSPVTYNSSHASLGRSSAPATSMSQAAASALPAAPCRPPRISGLWSANVTGTSMSVQWSTQVQSNQTFWVTLSKTSVVTERWETNQTMIELNGLQPGVLYNVTVTPCACGGRGSALHMMVKTDSQTLDATTRLTNIEFNQDLRNSSSQAYKNLTETFTQEIYKSLPPEIKAMVDSGQMRIEIQSFYLGSVVVNFSIIFNPSPGQAVGNVPSALVLSLMNSSKFTVDGNSTSINDFDECASGENDCSWWAICTNTWASYTCICLDGFIDNNPERPGRNCQANVTLDTISAPEVSTINPTPPVPTFAQATNSSKTTNPVLATSANGPPFRFAIPTATANNNNIPPTTATSATLYIAPVITSTTQTSNNSPTLVVNVPTSHSAALTNTLRTTSIPTVLSTNLITTAAPRTTTITVAEINTTHSTTSSSQVVSSVVPTTTTTPSITSTTPSSALRSATNSSLSGALSVHCRVVAITVTLAKAFLVSAKIPEGALYLGMPECGVNGGNASHVQMTVAWNECGTSLVHNETTYTASVKLFNSMDPYTAEGGAVEVPRIRLEIPIMCSYMTSMLISADFGSMGYNMIKDVITGLGSFQVGVQLMNGAVPLPHNYSLSPEQAVVMEVSLNDTSEQMKVVINKCWATPTQNPADPNSYTFLESSCPLNVYTKVLMNGNSTTSRVSVQIFSFVNLNVIYLHCKVQICVQVGSDTCVPDCLQRTARTGNTIGTSVGSSGPILRLSEESLEEKLNTIHIVGLSCLGVGVCLCFIVGFVCLIYCQRNRIGHYNFNVKPKEENFTYLVFNT from the exons ATGAGCTGGATCCTCTCGATCTGGGCGTCTGGGGCCCTGCTGGCTCTCTGTTCGGGACAAAGCGCCGAGGAGGAAG AAAATAACTTATATCCCTCCGGCTACCACCTGTGTACCCAGAATCAGAGCAGAAATGTGAGTTTCTTGGTAATTCATCCGTTCCCTTATACCGTGACGAGGCCTTGCGGCGGCTGGCTTCTCTGGACAACGTGTACCGTCACCCTTTACAAGATGATGCATCAGATTGAGTATAAGACAGTAAAGGAGCAGGTGACGAGATGCTGCCACGGCTATGAGCAAGTTGGTCGCTACTGTTCCCTGT CTGTAAACAGGAGTGATGAGTTTACCGCCAAGCCAGGATCCTGTCCAACTGCAGATGGACTGTCTCCCAGTTCTGTGGACTGCGAGTTTGATTTGGACTGTCCAGGCTGGCAGAAATGCTGCCAGAGATGTGGCCGGTTTCTCTGCAGCGATCCGACAA GATCAGAACAGGAAGTGGGGTTTCAAGGAAGCTTCTGGAACACAACGGTGACAGTGAAGATGGATCACCAGCAACTGTTGTCCAAGGAAAATGGGCTTTTGAATCTCACCAGATTATTACAAGCAATG ATCACCGGCGCTCTGGACTCTGAGGTTTCCATCTTCTATCTGAGCTCTCGGCCTGTCCATCCCTACACAGTGTCCACATCTCTGCTCATCCGGAGCAACTCGTCCCTATCGCTGCACAGCGCTTCATCGAAGCTGCACCTTCTTCTTAAACACATACCGGAGGTGTCATCTGTAACGGTGCAAG ATGTGGATGAGTGTGCGCACCCTGCTCTTCATCGATGCTCCACTCAGGCACACTGTAGCAACACGCTGGGCTCTTACCAGTGCATCTGCCAACAAGAATATTTGTTGGGTGACCCCAATGACCCTGGAGTGACCTGTACAG GCGGCACCGGGGTGGGAGCCACCGCCATGCCCCCAGTGGTGAACACAACCTTTTCCTGGATGCTCCGCAGCACAAGGGACCCTTCAGGCTATGGCACCGTCCCGCTCGGAACCGGTGTGACTACAGCTCTGACTAACACAAGTCCCGTCACTTATAATTCGTCACACGCCTCACTGGGGAGAAGCTCAGCGCCGGCTACCAGCATGAGCCAGGCCGCTGCCTCAGCTCTGCCAGCGGCTCCATGTC GTCCTCCTAGAATCAGTGGCTTATGGTCTGCTAATGTCACTGGAACGTCCATGTCTGTCCAGTGGTCAACCCAGGTTCAAAGCAACCAGACTTTCTGGGTCACTCTGAGCAAGACATCAGTGGTCACTGAGCGCTGGGAAACCAACCAGACTATGATAGAGCTGAATGGACTTCAGCCTGGGGTGCTCTACAATGTCACTGTGACACCTTGTGCTTGTGGAGGGCGAGGATCTGCTCTTCACATGATGGTCAAAACGG attCTCAGACTCTTGATGCAACAACACGACTCACAAACATCGAGTTCAACCAAGACctgagaaacagcagcagccaggCCTACAAAAACCTCACTGAGACTTTTACACAGGAG ATCTACAAGTCTCTGCCTCCAGAGATCAAAGCTATGGTGGATTCAGGTCAGATGAGGATCGAGATCCAAAGCTTTTACCTGGGCAGTGTGGTGGTGAACTTCTCCATAATCTTCAACCCAAGTCCAGGACAAGCTGTGGGTAATGTGCCCTCAGCGCTGGTGCTGTCCCTGATGAACAGCTCCAAATTCACTGTGGACGGAAACAGCACAAGCATCAATG ATTTTGACGAATGCGCCTCAGGAGAAAATGATTGTTCTTGGTGGGCTATATGCACAAACACATGGGCCTCCTACACTTGCATCTGCCTTGATGGATTTATAGACAACAACCCAGAAAGACCTGGACGCAACTGTCAAG CAAATGTTACCTTGGACACAATATCAGCACCAGAAGTTTCTACAATAAATCCTACTCCACCTGTCCCAACTTTTGCTCAAGCTACCAACAGCTCTAAAACTACCAATCCTGTATTGGCAACCAGTGCAAATGGTCCTCCCTTTAGATTTGCCATCCCCACAGCTacagctaataataataatatcccACCAACTACCGCTACTTCAGCAACACTCTACATTGCCCCTGTAATTACCAGTACTACTCAAACAAGCAATAATTCACCAACACTGGTCGTTAATGTTCCGACAAGCCACTCTGCAGCTCTGACCAACACCTTAAGAACTACTTCCATCCCAACAGTCCTTTCTACTAATCTGATAACAACTGCTGCTCCCAGAACAACAACCATTACTGTCGCTGAGATCAATACAACACACTCAACAACTTCTTCTAGCCAAGTAGTGTCTTCTGTTGTCCCAACAACAACCACTACACCAAGCATCACTTCTACAACCCCATCTTCTGCTCTAAGATCAGCCACTAATTCCTCTCTGTCAGGAGCCCTTTCAGTCCACTGCAGAGTGGTTGCCATTACTGTCACTCTTGCAAAAGCTTTTCTGGTGAGTGCAAAAATCCCAGAGGGTGCTCTGTACTTGGGCATGCCGGAGTGTGGAGTCAATGGAGGCAATGCCTCCCACGTTCAGATGACTGTGGCATGGAACGAGTGTGGCACCAGCCTGGTGCAT AATGAAACTACGTACACAGCATCTGTGAAGTTGTTCAACAGCATGGATCCATACACAGCCGAAGGTGGCGCAGTAGAGGTTCCAAGAATCAGGCTGGAAATCCCCATCATGTGTTCCTACATGACAAGCATGTTGATTTCTGCAGACTTTGGCTCCATGGG GTATAACATGATCAAAGATGTGATTACGGGTCTGGGATCGTTCCAGGTGGGGGTGCAGCTGATGAACGGTGCCGTGCCTTTGCCCCACAACTACAGCCTGTCCCCTGAGCAGGCCGTGGTGATGGAGGTCAGCCTGAACGACACATCGGAACAAATGAAAGTGGTCATCAACAAATGCTGGGCCACTCCCACCCAGAATCCGGCCGACCCAAACAGCTACACCTTCCTGGAGAGCAG CTGTCCTCTGAACGTTTACACCAAAGTGTTGATGAACGGAAACTCCACCACCTCCCGGGTGTCGGTGCAGATCTTCTCCTTCGTTAACCTGAACGTGATCTACCTGCACTGCAAGGTCCAGATCTGCGTCCAGGTTGGATCTGATACCTGCGTTCCA GACTGTTTACAAAGAACAGCTCGGACTGGAAACACGATTGGAACAAGTGTTGGATCCTCTGGGCCTATACTTAGATTAAGTGAAG AGTCCCTGGAGGAGAAGCTCAACACCATCCACATAGTCGGCCTCTCCTGTCTTGGGGTCGgtgtgtgtctctgcttcaTCGTGGGATTCGTCTGCCTGATTTACTGTCAAAGGAACCGCATCGGACACTACAACTTCAACGTCAAACCCAAAGAGGAGAACTTCACCTACCTTGTTTTTAACACTTAG